One segment of Thermococcus profundus DNA contains the following:
- the rpl18a gene encoding 50S ribosomal protein L18Ae, translating to MEVKVFRVKGVFERNGKKEKFTREYRGLKKDDVVEILYSEIGSKHRVPRNKIWIETVEEIKPEEAENPIVRKLSGL from the coding sequence ATGGAGGTTAAGGTCTTCCGCGTTAAGGGTGTCTTTGAGAGGAACGGAAAGAAGGAGAAGTTCACCAGGGAGTACCGCGGGCTTAAGAAGGATGACGTCGTTGAGATACTCTACTCCGAGATAGGAAGCAAGCACCGCGTTCCGAGGAACAAGATATGGATCGAGACCGTCGAGGAGATAAAGCCCGAAGAGGCCGAGAATCCGATAGTTAGAAAGCTCAGCGGCCTCTGA